CCGTCCTTCATGACTGCTCCTTAGTAAAGATGTGTCGGCCGCCTTGCCGACAGGAATCGTTTGCGTTATGGTATCAACCGAACGGTCAGTATGCGTTCGCTCAGCGCGCATGTCAAAAAAGCCTGATGGACCTGAGCCGCGCATATACTGTGCGCAAAACCCATTGTAAGCAGGGGTTGCGCATGAGTCGACCGTCGAAACAGGTCCGGAGAGTCGCCCGGCTGCTGGGATTCAACAAGGGACACATATGCGCTGGCTCAAACGCCTTTTGGTTCTGGTCATCATCGTCGTGGTTGCCTTTGGCGCCTATGCATACTTCCAGATTTCTGATTACTATCCCAACACCGACGATGCCTATCTGCATGCCCATGTCGTGAACATCGCACCGCGGGTTACGGGACATATTGTCGCCATTTATGTGCATGATAATCAGGTCGTGCAGGCTGGACAGCCCCTGCTCCAGGTGGATCCGCGGGCCTACGTCTACGACGTGCAGAAAGCCGAGGCCGAACTGACCCAGGCGGAACGGCAGACGGCCGCCATTCAGGCCAATATTGCCGGAGCGCGCGCCAATATCAGCGCCGACCAGGTCAATTACCAGAATGCCCGGCACAACGCCCAACGCGCGGCAGCGCTGGCGGCACAGAAATATCTATCCGCGCAACAGGCGGATAACGAAATGACCGCGGCGAAAAGTGCCGGGGCGCGCCTGACCGCCGATCAGGCGGCCCTGGCGGAGACACAGGCACAGCAAGTCCTCAATGGTGCCCGCATCGCCGCCGCCAAGGCCGCCCTGCGCACAGCCCGGCTCTATCTGTCTGAAACCACGCTCTACGCGCCCATCGCGGGAGTCGTCAGCAAAGTGGATAAAATCCATGTGGGCGACGTGGTCAATGTCAATCAAGACCTGTTCCCCCTGATCGGCAATGCGGAATACTGGGTCGAGGCCAACTACAAGGAAACCGATCTTAGCCGGGTACACCCGGGACAGAGTGCGAAAATCACTGTGGACATGTACCCCGACCATCGCTTCAAGGGAAGGGTGATAAGCCTGAGCGGCGGTGCCGGAAACGCCTTCTCCCTGCTGCCCCCGGAAAATGCTACGGGTAACTGGGTGAAGGTGACACAGCGGGTACCGGTGCGCGTGCTCATCACCAATCCGGACCCCAGGTTCCCGCTACGGATC
This sequence is a window from Acidithiobacillus ferridurans. Protein-coding genes within it:
- a CDS encoding HlyD family secretion protein, with translation MRWLKRLLVLVIIVVVAFGAYAYFQISDYYPNTDDAYLHAHVVNIAPRVTGHIVAIYVHDNQVVQAGQPLLQVDPRAYVYDVQKAEAELTQAERQTAAIQANIAGARANISADQVNYQNARHNAQRAAALAAQKYLSAQQADNEMTAAKSAGARLTADQAALAETQAQQVLNGARIAAAKAALRTARLYLSETTLYAPIAGVVSKVDKIHVGDVVNVNQDLFPLIGNAEYWVEANYKETDLSRVHPGQSAKITVDMYPDHRFKGRVISLSGGAGNAFSLLPPENATGNWVKVTQRVPVRVLITNPDPRFPLRIGTSASVTVDTGGAPGWVKALRPIF